A part of Aegilops tauschii subsp. strangulata cultivar AL8/78 chromosome 2, Aet v6.0, whole genome shotgun sequence genomic DNA contains:
- the LOC109758346 gene encoding putative nuclear RNA export factor SDE5, translating into MDLSSSLASTSDEETRALNALLDAFSCAFSLEDIANAYCRANGDVNKAGDFLTDLQLSMPQSDEVDSSVETNLPQFGKAVEENSLDNSNQTRNLSCVGKAAEESSVENSSQTRTREKSQKSSASFGTVSSMLGKGSARATTAPANTAPGKGKPIKVELPEYMRDDLKTDESDSAPKRETLNNRDVEEFLFSMLGEGFKLNMEVIRDVLGSCGYDMKKSMEELMSFSTKDLGKRPENEHIAVQDTAVESSFSTGSCLGSQSTSRPQITPGELLESIFTAPERSEEEPKVRRYELGANRRRVPDQKPVVKPLEDISPPSTDLPVKIILGSKEPVVRDEDDYQNYRKAAKQHWDMMKQYYGKAVDAFREGNKKEAEYLMTEGKNYYRMARLSDEKSAAEITKSKQESKNELCLDLRSQDAANVANLLRLHLRQLANIPSFDNLRVIIGVDDGTFKMGQRRRKVEKFLEKKSVEWTEDEANPGTILIPINQVKDQ; encoded by the exons ATGGATCTTTCCAGTTCACTGGCTTCAACCAGTGATGAAGAGACAAGGGCACTTAATGCATTGCTTGATGCTTTCAGTTGTGCCTTTTCACTTGAAGATATAGCCAATGCATACTGCAGAGCAAATGGCGATGTCAACAAAGCTGGGGATTTCTTGACTGACCTTCAACTTTCGATGCCCCAGAGTGATGAAGTTGACTCGAGCGTTGAGACCAATCTTCCCCAGTTTGGTAAGGCAGTTGAGGAAAATTCTCTGGACAACTCAAACCAAACAAGGAATCTTTCCTGTGTCGGGAAAGCAGCTGAAGAAAGCTCTGTGGAGAATTCAAGCCAAACAAGAACACGTGAGAAGTCACAGAAGTCTAGTGCTTCATTTGGCACTGTATCCAGCATGTTAGGAAAAGGATCTGCCCGAGCTACTACAGCTCCTGCCAATACAGCACCAGGAAAAGGAAAACCTATAAAGGTTGAACTGCCAGAGTACATGCGAGATGATTTGAAAACAGATGAATCTGATTCTGCACCAAAGAGAGAGACTTTGAATAACAGAGATGTTGAGGAATTCCTATTTTCTATGCTTGGAGAAGGATTTAAGCTCAACATGGAAGTGATCCGTGATGTTCTAG GCAGCTGTGGGTACGACATGAAGAAG AGCATGGAGGAATTAATGTCATTTTCTACAAAAGATCTGGGCAAAAGGCCAGAGAATGAGCATATTGCAGTACAA GACACGGCGGTAGAATCCTCTTTTTCCACGGGGAGCTGCCTAGGATCACAATCCACATCTAG ACCACAGATTACCCCTGGAGAGTTACTAGAATCAATATTCACTGCACCTGAAAGATCTGAGGAGGAACCAAAAGTAAGGCGGTATGAATTGGGCGCAAATCGAAGGAGAGTTCCAGATCAGAAACCAGTCGTAAAACCTCTTGAGGACATTTCACCACCCTCTACGGATCTTCCGGTGAAAATTATCCTAGGCAGCAAAG AACCAGTTGTGCGTGATGAGGATGATTACCAGAACTATCGTAAGGCTGCAAAGCAGCACTGGGATATGATGAAGCAGTACTATGGGAAG GCTGTTGATGCTTTTAGGGAGGGTAACAAGAAAGAAGCCGAGTATCTTATGACAGAA GGAAAGAACTATTATAGGATGGCTCGATTATCTGATGAAAAATCGGCTGCTGAGATCACCAAGTCCAA ACAAGAGTCCAAAAATGAGTTATGTCTTGATCTGCGCTCACAGGATGCAGCAAACGTAGCAAATCTTCTGAGACTTCATCTTAGGCAGTTGGCTAACATCCCAT CTTTTGATAATTTGAGAGTTATTATTGGTGTTGACGATGGCACTTTCAAGATGGGACAAAGAAGAAGGAAG GTTGAGAAGTTTCTGGAGAAGAAATCAGTCGAGTGGACCGAAGATGAGGCCAATCCTGGGACCATTCTCATTCCGATTAATCAAGTGAAAGACCAGTGA
- the LOC109758348 gene encoding histone H4 — MSEPGEDVAGVRYPQSHRKHQTPPKQAAAPLLPNHTISERSGHVWARQGRQGAGKGRRQAAVLRDNIQGITKPAIRRLARRGGVKRISGLIYEETRGVLKIFLENVIRDAVTYTEHARRKTVTAMDVVYALKRQGRTLYGFGG, encoded by the exons ATGAGCGAGCCTGGGGAGGACGTCGCCGGCGTCCGCT ATCCCCAATCCCATCGCAAGCATCAGACTCCTCCAAAGCAGGCAGCAGCTCCTCTTCTTCCTAATCACACTATCTCGGAGAGGAGCGGCCATGTCTGGGCGCGGCAAGGGCGGCAAGGGGCTGGGAAAGGGCGGCGCCAAGCGGCAGTCCTCCGCGACAACATCCAgggcatcaccaagccggcgatCCGGAGGCTGGCGAGGAGGGGCGGCGTGAAGCGCATCTCCGGCCTCATCtacgaggagacccgcggcgtCCTCAAGATCTTCCTCGAGAACGTCATCCGCGACGCCGTCACCTACACCGAGCACGCCCGCCGCAAGACCGTCACCGCCATGGACGTCGTCTACGCCCTCAAGCGCCAGGGCCGCACCCTCTACGGCTTCGGAGGCTAG